From a region of the Latilactobacillus sakei genome:
- a CDS encoding XRE family transcriptional regulator, whose translation MLNTISQMIREQRKQLGLTIEELAEKSGSSYSFISRIERGEVDNLKIKKLNDIAEALGIKLIDFFGDPALSGAQTLKLMHYLAQLPEDKREEVAAALLKIIQL comes from the coding sequence ATGCTAAATACAATTAGTCAAATGATTCGTGAACAACGTAAGCAACTAGGGCTAACAATTGAAGAATTAGCTGAAAAATCAGGTAGTTCATACAGCTTTATTTCCCGAATTGAACGCGGAGAAGTTGATAATTTAAAAATTAAGAAACTAAATGATATTGCTGAAGCCTTGGGGATTAAACTCATTGATTTTTTCGGTGATCCCGCACTATCTGGTGCTCAAACCTTAAAGTTGATGCACTACCTAGCACAACTTCCTGAAGACAAACGCGAAGAAGTAGCTGCTGCACTTTTAAAAATTATTCAACTCTAA
- a CDS encoding gluconate permease, giving the protein MELLVLLLGIMLLLLLIIKFKLNTFVSLVLTAMVVGVGLGMPLTKIATSVQNGIGGQLGELSIVFGFGAMMGRLVADAGGAFRIAHTLIDKFGKKRLQIAIMLASFIIGIALFFEVGMVLLVPIVFAIAVEASVPILYLGIPMAAALSVTHGFLPPHPAPTAITSALGANAGHVLLYGVIIAIPSVIIAGPLFTKVARKMIPDAFARQGNLTALGPQKTFKLEETPSFGISVVTSLFPVILMAITTVYQMLFNGGSLPKHPTLLDSIIGFIGTPAIAMTISLLLAMYTMGWGRRIKTPAIMKTIEEAVKSIAMLLLVIGGGGAFKQILIDGGVGDSVTTLFAHASLSPLVLGWLIAVVLRIALGSATVASLTAAGLVLPLMQSAGVNPALMVLSIGAGSLAASHVNDAGFWMFKEYFDLSVKETLATWTVLETLISIVGLVGVLLLSLVV; this is encoded by the coding sequence ATGGAACTCTTAGTCTTATTATTAGGCATCATGTTATTATTACTACTCATTATTAAGTTCAAACTGAACACATTTGTTTCGTTAGTGTTAACCGCAATGGTTGTGGGTGTCGGTTTAGGGATGCCACTGACTAAAATTGCGACCAGCGTTCAAAACGGGATTGGTGGACAATTAGGTGAATTATCAATCGTCTTTGGGTTTGGTGCCATGATGGGCCGGCTCGTAGCTGATGCTGGTGGGGCCTTTAGAATCGCCCACACATTAATTGATAAATTTGGTAAGAAACGACTCCAAATCGCGATTATGTTGGCGTCATTTATTATTGGGATTGCCTTATTCTTCGAAGTTGGGATGGTCCTATTAGTCCCAATCGTCTTTGCGATTGCCGTTGAAGCGAGCGTACCGATTTTATACTTGGGGATTCCAATGGCGGCCGCTTTATCTGTGACCCATGGTTTCTTACCACCTCATCCCGCACCAACAGCGATTACATCTGCTTTAGGTGCTAATGCGGGCCATGTTTTATTGTACGGTGTAATTATTGCGATTCCATCGGTGATTATTGCAGGCCCACTCTTTACCAAAGTGGCGCGGAAAATGATTCCAGACGCCTTTGCACGCCAAGGTAACTTGACGGCACTTGGTCCTCAGAAAACGTTTAAATTAGAAGAAACACCTAGTTTCGGTATTAGTGTTGTGACCTCATTATTCCCAGTAATCTTAATGGCGATCACAACGGTTTACCAAATGTTATTCAACGGTGGTTCGCTACCAAAGCACCCAACGTTATTAGATTCAATCATTGGTTTTATCGGTACACCAGCGATTGCGATGACCATTTCATTGTTATTAGCAATGTACACAATGGGCTGGGGTCGTCGTATTAAGACGCCAGCAATCATGAAAACCATTGAAGAAGCGGTCAAATCAATTGCCATGTTACTCTTGGTGATTGGTGGGGGCGGGGCCTTCAAACAAATCTTAATCGATGGCGGGGTTGGCGATAGTGTGACAACATTATTCGCACATGCGAGCTTATCACCACTGGTCTTAGGTTGGTTAATCGCCGTTGTCTTGCGGATTGCGTTGGGCTCAGCAACGGTGGCTTCATTGACAGCTGCTGGTTTAGTATTACCATTGATGCAATCAGCAGGCGTGAACCCTGCTTTGATGGTCCTTTCAATCGGGGCCGGTAGTTTAGCCGCATCCCACGTTAATGATGCTGGTTTCTGGATGTTTAAGGAATACTTTGATTTGAGCGTTAAGGAGACATTGGCAACGTGGACCGTCTTGGAAACATTAATTTCAATTGTCGGTTTAGTCGGCGTCTTACTATTGAGTTTAGTTGTCTAA
- a CDS encoding GNAT family N-acetyltransferase produces the protein MIEKRVLSAADEPAFYDLAQYAFNKPDSEQRQLFFQKLYQNSVGFGVFDQGHLKSSLLATPFEVNFKGQTFKMSGIGYVASYPEFSGQGGISDLMHLAFERMQADGVTLSYLAPFSYPFYRRFGYEQAFEQTCYQIKTADLPRLKFAPDQGHVERLSLSAAVPLISVFQQQHPYNQIGGIQRAAWWWQYNCLKHPDWEVAVYTDGNRQVAGYVIYSRQATTLEIQELLPSTVASQEQLVKFIFKHQSAYQTIRYESGLTTNLGDLLPDPTIVETTTVPYMMARIVSLADFLARYPYEVLELEAVKIAVSDDFLPENSGVWQLSLHAGQPTVTKLASQTADITVTIQQLTKAMMGYRTLASQAHYGQVNGDADKIAQLSAAFNQTQPMLWDYF, from the coding sequence ATGATTGAAAAAAGAGTACTCTCAGCAGCCGATGAACCAGCATTTTACGACCTCGCCCAATACGCCTTTAATAAACCGGATAGTGAGCAACGGCAGTTATTCTTCCAAAAGCTGTATCAGAACAGTGTCGGTTTTGGCGTTTTTGATCAGGGTCATTTGAAGAGTAGTTTATTGGCGACACCGTTTGAGGTTAATTTCAAAGGGCAAACGTTTAAGATGAGCGGGATTGGGTATGTGGCTAGTTATCCAGAATTTTCCGGCCAAGGTGGCATCTCTGATTTAATGCACTTAGCTTTTGAGCGGATGCAAGCAGATGGGGTTACACTGTCTTATTTAGCGCCTTTTTCGTATCCTTTTTATCGCCGCTTTGGCTATGAACAAGCTTTCGAGCAAACCTGTTATCAGATTAAAACGGCGGACTTACCACGGCTTAAATTTGCGCCAGATCAAGGACACGTTGAACGGTTATCGTTAAGCGCAGCCGTGCCACTAATCAGTGTCTTCCAACAGCAACATCCGTATAACCAGATTGGCGGTATCCAACGGGCTGCGTGGTGGTGGCAGTATAATTGTTTGAAACATCCTGATTGGGAAGTAGCCGTTTATACTGACGGCAACCGGCAAGTAGCAGGCTATGTAATTTATAGCCGTCAGGCGACAACCTTAGAGATTCAAGAGTTATTGCCATCAACAGTTGCCAGTCAGGAACAACTGGTTAAGTTCATTTTCAAACACCAATCGGCCTATCAAACGATTCGCTACGAGAGTGGTTTGACAACTAACTTGGGTGATTTATTACCGGATCCGACGATTGTTGAAACAACCACGGTTCCCTATATGATGGCGCGGATTGTGTCGTTGGCTGATTTTTTAGCACGTTATCCGTATGAAGTACTAGAACTTGAGGCAGTGAAGATTGCTGTTAGTGATGACTTTTTACCCGAGAATAGTGGTGTTTGGCAATTAAGTTTACACGCGGGCCAACCGACGGTAACGAAATTGGCAAGTCAAACGGCGGATATCACGGTAACTATTCAACAGCTCACCAAGGCAATGATGGGCTATCGCACACTGGCTTCGCAAGCCCATTATGGTCAGGTTAATGGTGATGCAGACAAGATTGCCCAGTTAAGCGCGGCTTTTAATCAGACACAACCGATGCTATGGGACTATTTCTAG
- the gntK gene encoding gluconokinase — MKYMIGADIGTTSTKAVLYDLKGNVKAYANVGYPLYQTVPDMAEEDPDEIFEAVVEVLGKVMRKGHVQAGELQGVSFSAAMHSLILMDRNHQPLTRAITWADNRAAKYSNELKANGLGHEIYQHTGTPIHPMAPLSKIIWLRHEQPDLFKQAAQFIDIKTYVFQKLFHTYKMEYSIASATGLFNIFNLDWDQQALEVAGITRDQLPELVEPTAQITGLDKTYSQETGIGSDVPFIFGASDGVLSNLGVNAIDPGVLAVTIGTSGAVRVVVDKPVVDPNGRLFCYALTKDKWVVGGPVNNGGIVFRWVRDQLFAPEKLTAEQMQVSTYDLLTQIAEKIPAGSDGLLFHPYLGGERAPIWDSDARGSFFGLTRQHTRAHMVRAALEGIVYNLYMVMLMIEGVAGKPKSIQATGGFARSELWRQMLADIFEQDVTIPESFESSCLGAAVLGMYSLGLVDDLSAVKDMIGVTNVHEPKAENFDVYRELIPIWIRLTRELSPEYSAIADFQRRHMQVKEATKD, encoded by the coding sequence ATGAAATATATGATTGGTGCCGATATTGGAACAACAAGTACGAAAGCTGTCCTATATGATTTAAAGGGAAATGTGAAGGCCTACGCTAACGTTGGCTATCCACTATACCAAACCGTACCTGATATGGCGGAAGAAGATCCAGATGAAATCTTCGAAGCTGTTGTGGAAGTACTGGGAAAAGTGATGCGCAAAGGGCACGTACAAGCTGGTGAATTGCAAGGGGTTAGTTTCTCAGCTGCGATGCATAGTTTAATTTTGATGGATCGTAACCATCAACCGTTGACACGGGCGATTACTTGGGCGGATAACCGCGCTGCTAAATATAGTAACGAATTAAAAGCCAATGGATTAGGGCACGAGATTTATCAGCATACTGGCACGCCTATTCACCCGATGGCACCATTATCAAAAATCATTTGGTTGCGGCATGAACAACCAGACCTCTTCAAACAAGCTGCACAATTCATTGATATTAAAACCTATGTTTTCCAAAAATTATTCCATACTTATAAGATGGAATATTCAATCGCTTCAGCAACTGGCTTGTTTAACATCTTCAATCTAGATTGGGATCAACAAGCCCTTGAAGTCGCCGGAATTACCCGCGATCAATTACCAGAATTAGTTGAACCAACTGCACAAATCACAGGGTTAGATAAAACTTACAGCCAAGAAACGGGTATTGGTAGTGATGTTCCATTTATCTTTGGTGCGAGCGATGGCGTTCTATCTAACTTAGGGGTTAATGCGATTGATCCTGGCGTTTTGGCCGTGACAATTGGAACCAGCGGCGCCGTTCGAGTAGTGGTTGATAAACCAGTCGTTGATCCAAATGGTCGATTATTCTGTTACGCTTTGACCAAGGACAAGTGGGTTGTCGGTGGACCGGTTAACAACGGTGGGATTGTCTTCCGTTGGGTTCGGGACCAACTCTTTGCGCCTGAAAAATTAACAGCCGAACAGATGCAAGTGTCAACCTATGATCTCTTGACACAAATTGCTGAAAAGATTCCAGCCGGTTCCGACGGGTTGTTATTCCACCCATACTTGGGTGGCGAACGAGCACCAATTTGGGATTCTGATGCACGTGGTTCATTCTTTGGCTTAACCCGTCAACATACACGGGCTCACATGGTACGTGCAGCACTAGAAGGGATTGTTTATAATCTCTACATGGTGATGTTAATGATCGAAGGGGTTGCTGGGAAACCTAAGAGTATTCAAGCAACTGGTGGTTTTGCCCGCTCAGAATTATGGCGTCAAATGTTAGCTGATATCTTCGAACAAGATGTGACAATTCCAGAAAGTTTTGAAAGTTCATGTTTAGGCGCCGCAGTTTTAGGGATGTATTCATTAGGTTTAGTGGATGATCTCTCAGCTGTTAAAGACATGATTGGGGTCACAAATGTTCACGAACCAAAAGCAGAAAACTTCGACGTTTACCGCGAATTAATTCCAATTTGGATTCGCCTCACTCGGGAATTGAGTCCAGAATACAGTGCAATTGCTGATTTCCAACGCAGACATATGCAAGTTAAAGAAGCAACTAAGGATTAA
- a CDS encoding sodium:cation symporter, producing MKNIALNIRDFFLDDKLLLAATIAAIVTSFFNRPHLSYVNFHVIVSVFCIMTLVQVYQRLHVLDYFARELIIKSHSKRALMQMLLALTFVGAMFLTNDMTVLTFVPLFILIARQLDFSPILPVTLITISANLGSSLTPFGSPHNIFLVSFYHMTIRHFFEYSIPVLILSIIMLTATTFLFPKEPIKLHGLHPVEVEKGPLWYFVPLTVVVFLAVFSLIPLWVTPILVIIAILVFDPKLFKTVDYGLLLTFFCFFIAVGNLSHIPTIATFMRSLVGTAKQTYLTGLISCQLIANVPTEILLSSFTNHSHAMFLAINIGGVGTMFASLANLIAYKRFKKGWGKDIGKFLVVFTGMNFLFLIILGTFGYFLI from the coding sequence ATGAAAAACATTGCTTTGAACATCCGAGATTTTTTCTTAGATGACAAATTACTCCTTGCCGCAACGATTGCAGCTATTGTCACCTCATTTTTCAATCGCCCCCATCTTAGTTACGTTAATTTTCACGTAATCGTCAGTGTCTTTTGTATTATGACGCTCGTTCAAGTTTACCAACGATTACATGTGCTTGATTACTTCGCGCGAGAATTAATTATTAAGAGTCATTCCAAACGTGCTTTAATGCAGATGCTCTTGGCACTGACCTTTGTTGGGGCAATGTTTCTAACCAATGATATGACGGTCTTAACTTTTGTACCGTTGTTCATCCTAATTGCGCGGCAACTTGATTTTTCACCGATTTTACCTGTCACGTTAATCACAATTTCGGCTAATCTCGGTTCATCCCTCACACCGTTTGGGAGCCCGCACAATATTTTCCTCGTATCGTTCTACCATATGACGATTCGCCATTTCTTTGAATATTCAATTCCAGTCTTAATTCTGAGTATCATTATGTTGACTGCCACAACGTTTCTTTTTCCAAAGGAACCCATCAAACTACACGGTCTCCATCCGGTGGAAGTTGAAAAAGGGCCTTTATGGTATTTCGTACCCCTCACAGTGGTTGTTTTCTTAGCAGTCTTCTCATTGATTCCATTATGGGTCACACCTATCTTGGTCATCATTGCGATTTTAGTATTTGATCCGAAGCTTTTCAAAACAGTCGATTATGGTTTATTGTTAACTTTCTTCTGCTTCTTCATCGCAGTTGGTAACTTAAGCCACATCCCAACAATCGCCACTTTCATGCGTTCACTTGTTGGTACTGCTAAACAAACCTATCTGACAGGCCTCATTAGTTGTCAATTAATCGCTAATGTCCCAACTGAAATTTTACTATCAAGCTTTACCAACCACAGTCACGCAATGTTCTTAGCCATCAACATCGGTGGGGTCGGCACAATGTTCGCCTCACTTGCTAACTTAATTGCTTACAAACGTTTCAAAAAAGGCTGGGGTAAAGATATCGGTAAATTCTTAGTCGTCTTTACTGGTATGAACTTTTTGTTCTTAATCATCTTAGGAACCTTTGGCTACTTCCTAATCTAA
- the gnd gene encoding 6-phosphogluconate dehydrogenase (decarboxylating), whose product MKLAMVGLGKMGINLVANLRRNGHEVVAFDLNQAAVEEAVNLGATAATDLDDVLAQLTSPRIVWVMLPAGKPTDATIQTLSEKMNAGDMVIDGGNSFFEDSERHNALLKEQGIHFFDAGTSGGMSGANANGNFMIGGDSPEAFKTIEPIFKSIAQEDGYLYTGKAGSGHYLKMVHNGIEYGMMQSIAEGFDVLEHGRFEYDNEAVAKVWSNGSVIRGWLMELAQSAFSKDPELASLKGVMHSSGEGQWTLDEALKLQVPTPVIGLSLMMRYRSLEDDTFTGKVVAALRNEFGGHAVDKK is encoded by the coding sequence ATGAAATTAGCAATGGTCGGTTTAGGCAAAATGGGTATCAACTTAGTAGCCAACTTAAGACGGAATGGTCACGAAGTTGTGGCTTTTGATTTAAATCAAGCAGCGGTTGAAGAAGCCGTTAACTTAGGTGCCACAGCGGCAACGGATTTAGACGATGTTTTAGCACAATTAACGAGTCCTCGAATTGTGTGGGTCATGTTACCAGCTGGTAAACCAACAGATGCCACGATTCAAACATTAAGTGAAAAAATGAATGCCGGAGATATGGTGATTGATGGTGGTAATTCATTCTTTGAAGATTCAGAACGTCATAACGCACTTTTAAAAGAACAAGGGATTCATTTCTTCGACGCTGGTACTTCAGGCGGGATGAGTGGTGCCAATGCTAACGGGAACTTCATGATTGGTGGCGATAGCCCCGAAGCCTTCAAGACAATCGAACCCATCTTTAAATCAATTGCCCAAGAAGATGGCTACCTTTACACAGGTAAAGCTGGAAGTGGTCATTACTTGAAGATGGTTCATAACGGGATTGAATACGGGATGATGCAATCAATCGCAGAAGGTTTTGATGTCTTAGAACACGGCCGTTTCGAATATGACAACGAAGCAGTTGCCAAGGTTTGGAGCAATGGTTCAGTCATTCGCGGTTGGCTAATGGAATTAGCACAATCAGCCTTTTCTAAAGATCCAGAATTAGCATCCCTAAAAGGTGTTATGCATTCTTCAGGTGAAGGTCAATGGACATTGGATGAAGCCTTGAAATTACAAGTGCCAACGCCAGTAATTGGGTTATCATTGATGATGCGTTATCGCTCACTTGAAGATGATACCTTTACAGGCAAAGTTGTTGCCGCTTTAAGAAACGAATTTGGTGGCCACGCTGTCGATAAGAAATAA
- a CDS encoding MurR/RpiR family transcriptional regulator produces the protein MAQAIDSLLRSYYDNFSEKYKQIADYIFQETQFNQRLTIQEFAANCGVSTATISRFAKILGFDNFQAFKMALLAKEANTSPLFHEINANDTFTTMAEKIFSSNSNALKATWSLLTEEQLQKAVALINRAHLLSLFGLGASGIVAQDGYHKFLRTSIPTVFNQDYHLQLMQATKLTDQDCAIIISHSGQNKDALELARILKERQVPLIVITSFGNSSLAKLGDITLLSISEETNYRAEALHALIAQISLIDSLFMMVAVNNGQETEQSFKEIRAEIDRTRQ, from the coding sequence ATGGCACAAGCAATCGATTCATTATTACGATCTTATTATGATAACTTCAGCGAAAAATATAAACAAATTGCCGACTACATCTTCCAAGAAACACAATTCAATCAGCGTTTAACAATTCAAGAATTTGCCGCCAACTGTGGGGTCTCCACCGCGACAATTTCACGCTTCGCTAAAATCTTGGGCTTCGATAATTTTCAAGCCTTCAAGATGGCACTCCTGGCCAAAGAAGCCAACACCTCACCACTTTTTCATGAAATCAATGCAAATGACACTTTTACAACGATGGCTGAAAAAATCTTCAGTTCTAACAGTAACGCGCTAAAAGCGACTTGGTCGTTATTGACTGAAGAACAACTTCAAAAAGCGGTCGCCTTAATCAACCGCGCCCACCTGCTTAGTTTATTTGGCTTGGGGGCTTCTGGGATTGTCGCCCAAGACGGTTATCATAAATTCCTCAGAACTAGTATCCCTACTGTCTTCAACCAAGATTATCATCTACAACTCATGCAAGCCACCAAATTAACCGATCAAGATTGCGCGATTATCATTTCACATAGTGGTCAAAATAAGGACGCTTTAGAACTCGCCCGCATCTTAAAAGAGCGCCAAGTACCGCTGATCGTTATCACCAGTTTTGGTAATTCAAGCCTTGCCAAGCTCGGCGATATCACCTTACTTTCAATCTCAGAAGAAACCAACTACCGGGCTGAAGCCCTGCATGCTTTAATTGCCCAGATCAGTCTCATCGACAGCCTCTTCATGATGGTGGCCGTCAATAATGGGCAAGAAACGGAACAAAGCTTTAAAGAAATCAGAGCCGAGATTGATCGCACCAGACAATAA
- a CDS encoding acetoin reductase — translation MTKKVAFITGAAQGIGKAIAQRLSKDGFAVAIADFNLEGAQAVAAEINETGRAIAVKVDVSDRDQVFAAVETTVAELGGLDVVVNNAGVGPTTPIETITPEQFEKVYAINVGSVYWGIQAAVKAFRDLGHGGKIINASSQAGQVGNPELALYGGTKFAIRGITQTAARDLADQGITVNAYCPGIVKTPMMMDIAHKVGQNAGKDDEWGMQQFAKDITLGRLSEPEDVAACVAYLAGPDSNYMTGQALIIDGGMVFN, via the coding sequence ATGACAAAAAAAGTAGCTTTCATTACAGGTGCAGCACAAGGAATCGGTAAAGCAATTGCGCAACGTCTCTCAAAAGACGGTTTTGCAGTGGCCATCGCTGATTTCAATTTAGAAGGGGCTCAAGCAGTTGCAGCTGAAATTAATGAAACGGGCCGGGCCATTGCGGTTAAGGTTGACGTTTCTGATCGTGATCAAGTATTTGCAGCGGTTGAAACAACGGTTGCTGAATTGGGTGGGTTAGACGTTGTTGTGAATAACGCGGGTGTTGGCCCAACAACCCCAATTGAAACCATTACACCAGAACAATTTGAAAAAGTATATGCGATTAATGTCGGTAGTGTTTACTGGGGCATTCAAGCAGCGGTTAAAGCCTTCAGAGACCTTGGTCATGGTGGTAAAATTATCAATGCTTCTTCGCAAGCTGGTCAAGTTGGTAACCCAGAACTTGCTTTATATGGTGGGACTAAATTTGCCATTCGGGGCATTACGCAAACCGCAGCACGTGATTTAGCTGATCAAGGGATTACGGTTAATGCTTATTGTCCAGGAATCGTTAAAACACCAATGATGATGGATATTGCCCATAAAGTCGGTCAAAATGCAGGTAAGGATGATGAATGGGGTATGCAACAATTTGCCAAGGACATCACGCTAGGCCGCTTATCAGAACCAGAAGATGTAGCAGCTTGTGTTGCTTATTTAGCTGGTCCTGATTCCAACTATATGACTGGTCAAGCCTTAATTATCGATGGCGGTATGGTCTTCAATTAA